One Spea bombifrons isolate aSpeBom1 chromosome 1, aSpeBom1.2.pri, whole genome shotgun sequence DNA window includes the following coding sequences:
- the UBA6 gene encoding ubiquitin-like modifier-activating enzyme 6 → MAADSMEIDDGLYSRQRYVLGDTAMQKMAQSHVFLSGMGGLGVEIAKNIVLAGIKALTIHDTRKCEIWDLGTNFFIREEDVKNHRNRAEACLQHIAELNPYVQVTLSTEPLDETSSLLFLKQFQCVILTETRLSMRKMINNFCHSQQPPIKFISSDCYGICACLFCDFGDDFEVLDTTGEETKEIFISNITQSSNGEVTCFENRPHKLESGQFVTFREVHGMTALNGSVHKISVLSPYSFSIGDTSDMEPYQHGGIAVQIKMPKSFLFERLEKQLLEPKYLTPDFSKPEAPLNIHTAMLALDHFQEKHSRLPNIGCLQDAEEMRILSESVIETLHSKPQLDEVLVRWLSWTARGFLAPLAAAVGGIVSQEVLKAVTGKFSPLQQWLFVDVMDVVVPLETISREEFQPRGDRYDALRACIGDSFCQKIHSLNVFLVGCGAIGCEMLKNFALLGVGCGTQNGLITVTDPDLIEKSNLNRQFLFRPHHIQKPKSCTAAAATLSINPQLKIDPRLDKVCPATENIYNDEFYTRQDIIVTALDNVEARRYIDSRSVSNIRPLLDSGTMGTKGHTEVIVPRLTESYNSYRDPPDEEIPFCTLKSFPATIEHTIQWARDKFESSFTHKPSIYNKFWQTHVSPEDVLERIKSDESLEGCFHVVKLLSRKPRNWTHCVELARLKFEKYFNHKAKQLLHSFPLDTRLKDGSLFWQSPKRPPIPVVFDVKDPVHFAFIKSAAKLFAEVHNIHFTEKDLSQDDIMEITSRMILKDFAPSSKIVETDETVEKPDQITVSSEDERIALIQLGNVISAGQATKCDLQVKPLSFEKDDDSNEHINFITAASNLRAKMYNIEPADRLKTKRIAGKIIPAIATATAAVSGLVALELLKVIGGYPFEAYKNCFFNLAIPIIVFTEAAEVRRTQIRNDISFTIWDRWTIYGKEDFTLLDFINAVKEQYGIEPTMVVQGVKMLYVPVMPGHAKRLKLTMHKLVKPGAGKTYVDLTVSFAPEADEAEDLPGPPVRYYFRQQNN, encoded by the exons ATGGCTGCAGACTCCATGGAAATCGACGATGGACTGTATAG TCGGCAAAGATATGTTCTGGGCGATACAGCCATGCAAAAGATGGCGCAATCTCACGTTTTCCTGAGTGGAATGGGTGGCCTTGGCGTGGAAATAG CCAAGAACATTGTGCTAGCTGGAATAAAG GCTCTGACAATCCATGATACCAGGAAGTGTGAAATTTGGGATCTAGGAACTAATTTCTTTATTCGGGAAGAAGATGTGAAAAATCATAGAAATCG AGCGGAAGCATGTCTTCAACACATTGCGGAACTAAACCCGTATGTCCAGGTCACATTATCGACAGAGCCACTGGATGAAACCTCCAGCCTCTTGTTCCTAAAACAGTTCCAG TGTGTAATATTGACTGAGACAAGACTCTCGATGCGCAAGATGATCAACAACTTTTGCCACTCTCAGCAACCACCTATAAAG TTCATCAGCTCAGACTGTTACGGTATATGCGCGTGTCTGTTTTgtgactttggggatgattttGAAGTGCTGGACACAACCGGTGAAGAAACAAAAGAGATATTTATTTCTAACATAACACAG TCTTCTAACGGAGAGGTGACCTGCTTTGAAAACCGGCCACACAAACTTGAATCAGGGCAGTTTGTGACTTTCCGGGAAGTTCATGGAATGACGGCATTGAATGGATCGGTGCACAAAATCTCAG TTCTGTCCCCCTACTCATTCAGCATTGGAGATACATCCGACATGGAACCCTATCAGCACGGAGGAATAGCTGTACAGATTAAAATgcccaaatcatttttgttt GAGAGACTAGAAAAGCAATTGTTGGAGCCAAAGTATCTTACTCCAGATTTCAGCAAGCCTGAG GCACCGTTGAATATTCACACTGCAATGCTGGCCTTAGATCACTTTCAAGAGAAACACAGCCGACTACCAAATATAGG GTGCCTTCAAGATGCTGAAGAGATGCGGATATTATCAGAATCTGTCATTGAAACTCTTCATAGCAAA CCACAGCTGGATGAAGTACTGGTGAGGTGGCTGTCCTGGACGGCAAGAGGGTTTTTGGCTCCCCTTGCAGCAGCCGTTGGTGGAATTGTTAGCCAAGAAGTTCTAAAGGCAGTTACTGGGAAGTTTTCCCCTTTGCAGCAATGG cTCTTTGTGGATGTTATGGATGTTGTGGTTCCATTGGAAACGATCAGTCGCGAAGAGTTCCAACCAAG AGGAGATCGATATGATGCCCTCAGGGCTTGTATTGGAGATTCATTTTGTCAGAAGATTCACAGTCTGAATGTTTTCCTG GTTGGATGTGGTGCCATAGGTTGCGAAATGTTAAAAAACTTTGCACTACTTGGGGTCGGCTGTGGCACTCAAAATGGCCTG ATAACAGTCACAGATCCCGACTTGATCGAAAAATCTAACTTGAACAGACAGTTCCTCTTCCGACCTCATCATATTCAG AAACCGAAAAGCtgtactgctgctgctgcaaccCTTAGCATAAACCCTCAGTTGAAAATTGACCCCCGGTTGGATAAAGTGTGTCCTGCCACAGAGAACATTTACAATGATGAATTCTACACCAGACAGGACATTATAGTGACTGCACTGGACAATGTGGAGGCAAGAAGATACATAGACAG TCGTTCCGTGTCAAACATCCGTCCTCTTTTGGATTCTGGAACCATGGGGACAAAGGGCCACACAGAAGTGATTGTGCCTCGGTTAACTGAATCATACAACAGCTAC CGTGACCCTCCAGATGAGGAAATTCCATTTTGCACATTGAAGTCATTTCCAGCAACTATTGAGCATACTATACAATGGGCAAGAGATAAG TTTGAGAGTTCGTTTACCCATAAACCTTCCATCTACAACAAATTTTGGCAAACACACGTATCGCCTGAAGACGTTCTAGAG AGGATAAAATCAGACGAGAGTCTAGAAGGCTGTTTTCACGTTGTAAAACTCCTGAGCCGAAAACCTAGGAACTGGACCCATTGTGTAGAACTTGCAAGACTAAAGTTTGAAAAGTATTTCAATCACAAG GCGAAGCAACTATTACATTCCTTCCCGCTGGATACACGATTAAAAGATGGAA GTTTGTTCTGGCAGTCTCCCAAGCGGCCACCTATTCCAGTAGTGTTTGACGTAAAGGACCCTGT GCATTTCGCCTTTATAAAAAGTGCGGCCAAGTTGTTTGCAGAAGTTCATAATATTCATTTCACAGAAAAG GACTTGTCTCAGGATGACATCATGGAGATAACATCTAGAATGATCCTGAAGGATTTTGCACCATCCAGCAAA ATTGTTGAAACGGATGAGACTGTGGAAAAACCTGATCAAATCACAGTGAGCAGCGAGGATGAGCGAATAGCACTTATTCAACTGGGAAATGTCATATCAGCCGGCCAGGCCACTAAAT GTGACCTTCAAGTGAAGCCACTCTCATTTGAAAAGGACGATGACAGCAATGAGCACATCAATTTCATTACAGCAGCATCCAACCTGAGAGCCAAAATGTACAACATTGAGCCTGCTGACAGACTAAAGACCAAGCGCATTGCTGGGAAAATCATTCCTGCTATAGCGACAGCCACTGCTGCAGTGTCTGGACTG GTTGCACTGGAGTTGTTAAAGGTCATAGGAGGCTATCCTTTTGAAGCCTACAAGAACTGCTTTTTCAATCTAGCCATTCCAATCATTGTATTCACCGAGGCTGCTGAAGTCAGAAGAACACAAATAAG AAATGACATTTCATTTACCATCTGGGACAGGTGGACAATATATGGCAAGGAGGACTTTACACTTCTAGATTTTATTAATGCTGTCAAA gAACAGTATGGAATAGAGCCAACAATGGTGGTACAAGGAGTGAAAATGCTTTATGTTCCTGTAATGCCTGGGCATGCAAAAAGATTAAAACTTAC AATGCACAAACTTGTGAAACCTGGAGCAGGCAAAACATACGTAGACCTGACTGTGTCTTTCGCACCAGAAGCAGATGAAGCTGAAGACTTACCAGGGCCTCCTGTGAGATACTACTTCAGACAGCAGAACAATTAA